The Microcebus murinus isolate Inina chromosome 1, M.murinus_Inina_mat1.0, whole genome shotgun sequence genome includes a region encoding these proteins:
- the ETS2 gene encoding protein C-ets-2, whose translation MNDFGIKNMDQVAPVANGYRGTLKRQPAFDTFDGSLFAVFPSLNEEQTLQEVPTGLDSISHDSSSCELPLLTPCSKAVMSQALKATFSGFKKEQRRLGIPKNPWLWNEQQVCQWLLWATNEFSLVNVNLQRFGMNGQVLCNLGKERFLELAPDFVGDILWEHLEQMIKENQEKTEDQYEENSHLHSVPHWINSNTLGFGVEQAPYGLQTQNYPKGSLLDGMCPASVPSMLSSEQEFQVFPKSRLDPVSISYCSLRQDFPAGNLSLLANSSGKPKDHDSSENGADSFESSDSLLQSWSSQSSLLDVQRVPSFESFEDDCSQSLCLNKPTMSFKDYIQERSDPVEQGKPVIPAAVLAGFTGSGPIQLWQFLLELLSDKSCQSFISWTGDGWEFKLADPDEVARRWGKRKNKPKMNYEKLSRGLRYYYDKNIIHKTSGKRYVYRFVCDLQNLLGFTPEELHAILGVQPDTED comes from the exons atgaATGATTTTGGGATCAAGAACATGGACCAGGTGGCCCCCGTGGCTAACGGTTACCGGGGGACCCTCAAG CGCCAGCCAGCCTTTGACACTTTCGATGGGTCCCTTTTTGCTGTTTTCCCCTCACTAAATGAAGAGCAAACACTCCAAGAAGTGCCAACAGGCTTGGATTCCATTTCTCATG ACTCGAGCAGCTGCGAATTGCCTTTGTTAACTCCGTGCAGCAAGGCTGTGATGAGTCAGGCCTTAAAAGCTACCTTCAGTGGCTTCAAAAAGGAGCAGCGTCGCCTTGGCATTCCAAAGA ACCCTTGGCTGTGGAACGAGCAACAAGTATGCCAGTGGCTTCTCTGGGCAACCAACGAGTTCAGCCTGGTGAACGTCAATCTGCAGAGGTTCGGCATGAATGGCCAGGTGTTGTGCAACCTTGGCAAGGAGCGCTTTCTGGAGCTGGCACCTGACTTCGTGGGCGACATTCTCTGGGAACATCTGGAGCAGATGATCAAAG aaaaccaagaaaagacagaagaccAATATGAAGAAAATTCACACCTCCACTCGGTTCCTCACTGGATTAACAGTAATACGTTAG GTTTTGGCGTGGAGCAGGCGCCGTACGGCCTGCAGACGCAGAACTACCCTAAAGGCAGCCTCCTGGACGGCATGTGTCCCGCGTCGGTGCCCAGCATGCTCAGCTCCGAGCAGGAGTTTCAGGTGTTCCCCAAATCTCGGCTCGACCCCGTCAGCATCAGCTACTGCTCCCTCAGGCAGGACTTCCCGGCCGGCAACTTGAGCTTGCTCGCCAACAGTTCCG GGAAGCCCAAAGACCACGACTCCTCCGAGAACGGCGCCGACAGCTTTGAGAGCTCGGACTCGCTGCTGCAGTCCTGGAGCAGCCAGTCGTCCTTGCTGGATGTGCAGAGGGTGCCTTCCTTTGAGAGCTTCGAAGACGACTGCAGCCAGTCTCTCTGCCTCAATAAACCGACCATGTCCTTCAAGGATTACATCCAAGAGAGGAGCGACCCAGTGGAGCAAGGCAAACCAGTTattcctgcagctgtgctggccGGCTTCACGG gaAGCGGACCTATTCAGCTGTGGCAGTTTCTCCTGGAGTTGCTCTCAGACAAATCCTGCCAGTCGTTCATTAGCTGGACAGGGGACGGCTGGGAGTTCAAGCTTGCTGACCCCGACGAG GTGGCCCGCCggtggggaaagaggaaaaataagccCAAGATGAACTACGAGAAGCTCAGCCGGGGCTTGCGCTACTATTACGACAAGAACATCATCCATAAGACGTCAGGGAAGCGCTATGTTTACCGCTTCGTGTGCGACCTCCAGAACTTGCTGGGGTTCACGCCCGAGGAACTGCACGCCATCCTGGGCGTCCAGCCTGACACGGAGGACTGA